In the genome of Haloarcula sp. CBA1129, one region contains:
- a CDS encoding dihydrofolate reductase, protein MKLSLIAAVAANGVIGAGGDIPWQYPEDLTHFKQTTVNHPVIMGRRTFESIRCDLGGPLPERLNIVLTSTPQRLPDSVTAVTSTTAALAEAADSGASTTYVVGGATVYEQFLPAADELILTELTAAFDGDTVFPTVEWSDWTETDRTTHPEFAIVRYTRTGSDSA, encoded by the coding sequence ATGAAACTCTCACTGATCGCCGCCGTCGCGGCAAACGGCGTAATCGGTGCTGGCGGCGACATACCGTGGCAGTATCCCGAAGACCTAACACATTTTAAACAGACGACTGTCAACCATCCGGTGATTATGGGGCGGCGGACCTTCGAAAGTATTCGGTGTGACCTCGGCGGTCCGCTTCCGGAGCGGCTGAACATTGTTCTAACCTCGACGCCGCAACGGCTTCCTGACTCTGTCACGGCCGTTACGTCGACCACGGCGGCATTAGCTGAAGCGGCCGACAGTGGTGCATCGACGACGTACGTCGTTGGCGGCGCTACCGTGTACGAGCAGTTTCTCCCAGCGGCCGACGAACTAATTCTGACCGAACTAACAGCAGCTTTCGACGGCGATACCGTCTTCCCGACAGTCGAGTGGTCGGACTGGACTGAGACGGATCGGACGACACACCCCGAGTTTGCGATTGTGAGATACACTCGAACCGGCAGCGACTCGGCATGA
- a CDS encoding helix-turn-helix domain-containing protein: MSITTKIHIEHERLALVPTLQNLEDIAIRVITQGNTDPGSTVFPFLIEYRDRARLEEALDTDPTVQSYELVDWTDQTGIYYIEHTTATKLISSVVTDVNGFLVHTETKGNGWLVRLLLPDREALNTIWEFANENDISLDIIEIYGNTDTGGESSYGLTDEQRTALITAYENGYFGEPRDISLNEVADEIGLSSTAMSGRLRRGMRNLIAATIIDREE; this comes from the coding sequence ATGTCAATAACGACGAAGATACACATCGAACACGAACGCCTAGCTCTGGTTCCAACGTTACAGAACCTCGAAGACATCGCGATCCGTGTCATCACGCAGGGAAATACTGATCCGGGGTCCACTGTGTTTCCGTTCCTCATCGAATATCGTGACAGGGCACGACTCGAAGAGGCACTCGATACCGACCCGACAGTTCAGAGCTACGAACTCGTCGACTGGACCGATCAGACCGGGATCTACTACATCGAACATACCACCGCAACGAAACTCATCAGCTCTGTCGTTACTGATGTCAACGGATTTCTCGTCCATACAGAGACGAAGGGTAACGGGTGGCTCGTCCGGCTTTTGCTCCCAGACCGCGAGGCACTCAACACGATCTGGGAGTTTGCCAACGAGAACGACATTTCCCTCGATATCATCGAAATATACGGAAACACGGACACCGGCGGCGAGTCGTCATACGGGTTAACCGACGAACAGCGAACTGCGCTGATTACCGCATACGAAAACGGCTATTTCGGGGAGCCCAGAGATATCTCGTTGAACGAAGTCGCTGACGAAATCGGACTGTCCTCGACAGCAATGAGCGGCCGACTCCGGCGAGGAATGCGGAACCTCATTGCAGCAACGATAATTGACAGGGAGGAATGA
- a CDS encoding IclR family transcriptional regulator, which produces MPPQNKKTISAVETTLDILAALGKLEPVGLSDLASHLDIPTSTVFIHLNTLVQRDYVVKESGQYRRSFRFLELGGSVRQRLDIGRLLRNKVEELSRETGEIAGAGIEENGQRVILYRSSGGKAAGDEIPIGNHTEMHWTSLGKVILAHLPVEKRNQIVADHGLPKGTDNTLSSRSDLAAALERIREQGYAIDDEEHLRGVRGVAVPIFNDEQEVMVSLGITGPRDRFTSRYMANLLEILRYTKNEIEVRSQYYEYSTIDG; this is translated from the coding sequence ATGCCTCCGCAGAACAAAAAAACAATCAGTGCGGTTGAGACAACACTGGATATTCTCGCCGCGCTCGGAAAACTAGAACCGGTCGGTCTCTCCGATCTCGCGTCTCATCTAGATATCCCTACAAGCACTGTCTTCATTCATCTCAACACATTAGTCCAGCGGGACTACGTTGTCAAGGAATCCGGGCAGTATCGTCGCTCTTTCCGGTTTCTGGAGCTCGGTGGCAGTGTTCGGCAGCGGCTAGACATCGGCCGACTACTGCGCAATAAAGTTGAAGAACTCAGCAGAGAAACCGGTGAGATTGCTGGTGCCGGCATCGAGGAGAACGGTCAGCGGGTCATCCTCTACAGAAGTTCCGGCGGGAAAGCCGCGGGCGACGAAATTCCTATCGGGAATCACACGGAGATGCACTGGACGTCGCTGGGTAAAGTTATTCTGGCGCATCTTCCTGTTGAGAAACGAAACCAAATCGTTGCCGATCACGGGCTTCCAAAAGGGACTGATAACACGTTGTCATCCCGCTCTGATCTTGCAGCGGCGCTTGAGCGAATCCGCGAGCAGGGCTATGCGATAGACGATGAGGAGCATCTCAGGGGTGTTCGAGGTGTCGCTGTTCCGATATTCAACGACGAACAGGAAGTCATGGTGTCTCTCGGTATTACTGGACCCAGAGATAGATTCACCTCCAGATATATGGCAAACCTATTAGAAATACTCCGATATACGAAAAACGAAATCGAAGTTCGAAGTCAGTACTACGAATACAGTACTATAGACGGATAA
- a CDS encoding ABC transporter ATP-binding protein, producing MSEVTLSNVSKVYDDDVLAVEDLSLAVEDGEFVVVVGPSGCGKSTTLRMIAGLETVTDGEIAIGGDVVNDVRPQDRNIAMVFQSYALYPHMTVRDNMSFGLRLSGEYDDQIEQRVTEAAELLEISDLMDDLPKQLSGGQQQRVALGRAIVRDPEVFLMDEPLSNLDAKLRTQMRTEIQRIQEELDVTTIYVTHDQTEAMTMADRIVILNQGELQQVAPPEHCYDTPNNKFVAGFIGSPSMNFFEVSVTNKGGRTTLHSADIEFTLDVDIPDGEYTLGVRPEDFVAESAGAYIETVVDVVEPMGSDNFLYLEAAGGSKEVVARVDSEYRPERGDEIALGFHTEDMHLFGPDGERVELNQLQRTESA from the coding sequence ATGAGCGAAGTTACACTATCAAACGTCAGCAAGGTATACGACGACGACGTCCTTGCGGTCGAGGACCTTTCTCTGGCCGTCGAAGACGGGGAGTTTGTCGTCGTTGTCGGTCCGTCCGGCTGTGGCAAGTCGACCACACTGCGGATGATTGCCGGGCTCGAAACGGTTACCGACGGTGAGATTGCTATCGGCGGGGACGTAGTCAACGACGTCCGACCACAGGACCGGAACATTGCGATGGTGTTCCAGTCTTACGCCCTGTACCCGCACATGACCGTGCGCGATAACATGTCCTTCGGGCTTCGGCTGTCGGGCGAGTACGATGACCAGATCGAGCAGCGCGTGACTGAGGCCGCCGAGTTGCTGGAGATTTCGGACCTCATGGACGACCTACCGAAACAGCTCTCGGGTGGTCAGCAACAGCGTGTTGCACTTGGTCGGGCGATTGTCCGCGACCCGGAAGTGTTTCTCATGGACGAACCGCTGTCGAATCTCGACGCCAAGCTTCGGACCCAGATGCGCACGGAGATCCAGCGGATTCAAGAAGAATTAGACGTGACGACCATTTACGTAACGCACGACCAGACGGAAGCGATGACGATGGCGGACCGAATCGTAATTCTCAACCAAGGTGAACTTCAGCAGGTTGCACCACCGGAACACTGCTACGATACGCCCAACAACAAATTTGTCGCGGGGTTTATCGGGTCACCATCGATGAACTTCTTCGAAGTGAGTGTGACAAATAAGGGCGGGCGCACGACGTTGCACTCAGCAGATATCGAGTTTACACTCGACGTCGACATTCCGGATGGGGAGTACACGCTGGGCGTCCGACCGGAGGATTTCGTCGCCGAAAGCGCCGGTGCGTACATCGAGACGGTTGTAGACGTCGTAGAGCCCATGGGGTCTGACAACTTCCTCTATCTAGAGGCTGCTGGCGGGTCGAAAGAGGTCGTCGCCCGGGTCGACAGCGAATACCGCCCCGAGCGAGGCGACGAAATCGCGCTAGGGTTTCATACGGAGGACATGCATCTGTTCGGTCCTGATGGCGAACGAGTGGAGCTGAACCAGCTACAGCGGACGGAATCAGCGTAA
- a CDS encoding creatininase family protein, whose amino-acid sequence MLYETIGQKESEWAGMTSGQIRDIGDESGSVLVIPVGSVEQHGNHLPVVTDTLLVEAMVDTAIERLEDVPVVMTPPVWSGFSPHHLSFGGTLSLEFAHLRATLEDIAHAGIQNGFDAVLFVNGHGGNSALIDAVVSTVGVDTEAEVLGTTYFRLASDQIEELRTTDTGGMAHGGEFETSLMLALRPDLVGDPAVRDGEPMDEHYRWGGQDLLDGGNVAVYRSFDEYSSSGAIGSPKQATAETGERIRSVIGDELAALMVAIHETNA is encoded by the coding sequence ATGTTGTACGAAACTATCGGCCAGAAAGAGAGCGAGTGGGCCGGGATGACTTCGGGTCAGATCCGAGACATCGGCGACGAGTCGGGCTCTGTCCTCGTTATTCCGGTTGGCAGCGTCGAGCAGCACGGTAACCACCTCCCGGTCGTCACCGACACACTCCTAGTCGAGGCGATGGTCGACACTGCTATCGAGCGGCTGGAGGACGTTCCTGTCGTCATGACACCGCCGGTCTGGAGCGGGTTCTCACCCCACCATCTGTCGTTCGGTGGGACCCTGTCACTCGAGTTCGCGCACTTGCGAGCAACACTTGAGGATATCGCACACGCCGGCATCCAGAACGGCTTCGATGCAGTGCTGTTCGTCAATGGTCACGGCGGGAACAGCGCGCTCATCGACGCCGTCGTGAGTACCGTTGGCGTCGACACTGAGGCGGAAGTACTCGGAACGACGTACTTCCGTCTGGCGTCGGATCAAATCGAGGAACTCCGAACGACCGATACAGGGGGAATGGCCCACGGCGGAGAGTTCGAGACATCCCTCATGCTTGCGCTCCGACCAGACCTCGTGGGTGACCCGGCGGTCCGCGACGGCGAACCAATGGACGAACACTACAGATGGGGCGGGCAGGACTTGCTCGACGGGGGCAACGTCGCGGTCTATCGATCGTTCGACGAATATTCCTCGTCCGGTGCCATCGGTTCGCCAAAGCAGGCGACTGCGGAGACAGGCGAACGAATCCGATCGGTCATCGGCGACGAACTCGCGGCCCTCATGGTTGCGATTCACGAGACCAATGCCTGA
- a CDS encoding sugar ABC transporter substrate-binding protein codes for MQPDNNDRSGEDSIDRRRLLQALGAGGAIAIAGCSGGGESGGDGDSESGGGSGDSGTQSVQFLTMGVGDNIKQFFEENNAAFEDEHDVDVEFTSVTWDNARQTVNNRVDGGEAPDVSRWPARWIPQLVGKDALEPLDDMMDGEFGEQFYDGVAEGTVYNGSHYGVPWAASNKCLYYNKDVFETAGLDPEDPSLDSWQDMLDAATQIRDSDASVPALGLAGADAIETGSQYYHYHWSHGADLVDDEGMPVVNSSGAVDALSLYTDLHLEHNVTQSSPLSSTRQDIRQLFENGDLGMVIGHVYTGLNITAAKENDEVDFDYGIVQVPRGPEGRYSLFTIDTLAILSQSEHKDLARDLIRFYFDEERRFQYSKQKGFLPVVEAVGERSYFSDSENWGPFVEAGQYARARPKLSNFSEFNDRMVQAIQEALADRKSPQKALNDAQSDLEDAME; via the coding sequence ATGCAGCCCGATAACAACGACAGGTCTGGCGAGGACAGTATCGACCGCCGACGGCTTCTCCAAGCACTCGGCGCAGGCGGCGCCATCGCCATCGCCGGGTGTAGCGGCGGCGGTGAGAGCGGTGGTGACGGCGACAGTGAAAGCGGCGGTGGGAGCGGCGACAGCGGTACGCAGAGCGTGCAGTTCCTCACGATGGGCGTTGGGGACAATATCAAGCAGTTCTTCGAGGAGAACAACGCGGCCTTCGAGGACGAACACGACGTCGACGTGGAGTTCACCAGCGTTACGTGGGACAACGCGCGGCAAACCGTAAACAACCGTGTCGACGGCGGTGAAGCACCTGATGTCAGTCGGTGGCCGGCCCGCTGGATTCCCCAGCTCGTTGGCAAAGACGCACTCGAACCCCTCGACGACATGATGGACGGTGAGTTCGGCGAGCAGTTCTACGACGGCGTCGCCGAAGGAACAGTGTACAACGGCTCGCACTACGGCGTCCCGTGGGCCGCCTCAAACAAGTGCCTGTACTACAACAAGGACGTCTTCGAGACGGCGGGGCTCGACCCCGAAGACCCATCACTCGATTCGTGGCAGGATATGCTGGATGCCGCAACGCAGATCCGCGACAGTGATGCGAGCGTCCCAGCGCTGGGGCTTGCAGGGGCCGACGCAATCGAGACCGGGTCGCAGTACTACCACTACCACTGGTCACATGGCGCAGACCTTGTCGATGACGAAGGAATGCCAGTCGTGAACTCCAGTGGCGCTGTTGACGCCCTCTCGCTGTACACCGACCTCCACCTCGAACACAATGTCACGCAGTCCTCACCGCTCTCCTCGACTCGGCAGGACATCCGACAGCTGTTCGAGAACGGTGACCTCGGGATGGTCATCGGGCACGTGTACACGGGGCTCAATATCACCGCCGCAAAAGAAAACGATGAGGTCGACTTCGACTACGGTATCGTTCAGGTACCGCGTGGACCAGAGGGACGGTACAGCCTCTTTACTATCGACACACTCGCCATCCTGAGCCAGAGCGAGCACAAGGACCTCGCACGGGACCTGATTCGGTTCTACTTCGACGAGGAACGGCGGTTCCAGTACTCGAAGCAGAAAGGGTTCCTCCCCGTCGTCGAAGCCGTCGGTGAGCGCTCGTACTTTTCTGACTCGGAGAACTGGGGACCGTTCGTCGAGGCGGGGCAGTACGCTCGTGCCCGGCCGAAGCTCAGTAACTTCAGTGAGTTCAACGACCGGATGGTCCAAGCCATTCAGGAAGCACTGGCAGACCGGAAGTCACCGCAGAAAGCGCTCAATGATGCCCAGAGTGATCTCGAAGATGCCATGGAGTGA
- a CDS encoding carbohydrate ABC transporter permease, whose amino-acid sequence MSLAEEYTEASDNSHLERGVAYVQRNSRAYLLIAPAAVFLLAVVGYPIIETFRLSLYQSPADSNIETFVGLQHYVEIFDSDIFYRLLWQTGRWVVAGVAGKTLLGLLIAVHLKGDIRGRKFFRTAFLIPWGIPYAISAVVFRWIEHPQFGYLNAILLKLGIIEQGVGILGNPSIAWLGVVVADIWIGTPFMAIIFLAGLQSIPQELYEAAAIDGAEKWHQFRYITLPQLKSVVLIATLLSTIWTFVSFDVIWTMTGGGPISSTATLVIHIYQVGLQNGNLGRGAAYSVIGFLFLFVFAIIYLRIYTRGGDEL is encoded by the coding sequence ATGAGTTTAGCAGAGGAATACACCGAGGCGTCCGATAACTCACATCTTGAACGAGGGGTGGCGTACGTCCAGCGCAACAGCCGGGCGTACCTCCTCATTGCACCTGCAGCCGTGTTCCTGCTGGCCGTCGTCGGGTATCCGATTATCGAGACGTTTCGGCTGTCACTCTACCAGTCACCTGCCGACTCAAACATCGAGACGTTCGTCGGACTCCAACACTACGTCGAAATATTCGACAGCGACATCTTCTACCGCCTGCTCTGGCAGACCGGTCGCTGGGTCGTCGCCGGTGTTGCGGGCAAGACGCTGCTTGGACTGCTGATAGCCGTTCACCTCAAGGGAGATATCCGCGGTCGGAAGTTCTTCCGGACAGCGTTTCTCATCCCGTGGGGGATTCCCTACGCTATCTCTGCGGTCGTGTTCCGCTGGATAGAGCACCCACAGTTTGGCTACCTCAACGCGATCTTGCTGAAACTCGGCATCATCGAACAGGGAGTCGGTATCCTCGGGAACCCGAGTATCGCATGGCTCGGTGTCGTTGTCGCCGATATCTGGATCGGAACGCCGTTCATGGCGATTATTTTCCTTGCCGGCCTGCAGTCGATACCGCAGGAGCTGTACGAGGCAGCCGCCATCGACGGTGCCGAGAAGTGGCATCAGTTCCGGTACATCACGCTCCCGCAACTGAAGAGCGTCGTCCTGATTGCCACGCTACTGTCGACGATATGGACGTTCGTCAGTTTCGACGTTATCTGGACGATGACCGGCGGCGGGCCGATCAGCTCGACGGCGACGCTCGTCATCCACATCTATCAGGTAGGGCTCCAGAACGGGAACCTCGGACGCGGAGCCGCCTACAGCGTCATCGGGTTCCTGTTCCTGTTCGTCTTCGCTATCATCTACCTGCGCATCTACACGCGCGGGGGTGACGAGCTATGA
- a CDS encoding carbohydrate ABC transporter permease: protein MTMAGHDRSNLRKVRLYGVLIALLGLMMLPFYAMFSSTLKPESEIFAAPATLVPSDPSIQAYLQVWTQTDVLLWVGNSFIISVGTVVLTLLLAIPAAYSCARNDFVGKRTFLLSVLVVQMFAPVVLIVGLFDVITQMGLFNTYLAVIVPAAAFTLPFNVWMLYGYFKTIPVALEESARIDGASQLQILTKIVLPLTKPALVASITYTFLYAWNRLLFVLTFLTDSAKYNIPRGVFSMVGALQTDWRMMLTVSVIGIIPLLILFAFLEEYIVAGMTAGAVKE from the coding sequence ATGACGATGGCAGGCCACGACCGGAGCAATCTCCGCAAAGTCCGCCTCTACGGCGTGCTGATAGCGCTGCTCGGGCTCATGATGTTGCCGTTCTATGCGATGTTCTCGAGCACGCTCAAACCGGAATCGGAGATTTTCGCTGCACCGGCGACACTGGTTCCCAGCGACCCCAGCATTCAGGCGTATCTGCAGGTCTGGACACAGACCGACGTGTTGCTCTGGGTCGGAAACAGCTTCATCATCTCGGTTGGGACGGTCGTCCTGACGCTTCTGTTGGCGATACCGGCCGCGTACTCGTGTGCCCGGAACGACTTCGTGGGGAAACGAACCTTCCTCCTCTCCGTGCTGGTCGTCCAGATGTTCGCGCCGGTCGTGCTAATCGTCGGCCTCTTCGACGTTATCACCCAGATGGGGCTGTTCAACACCTATCTCGCTGTGATCGTCCCGGCAGCGGCGTTCACGCTGCCGTTCAACGTCTGGATGCTGTACGGGTATTTCAAGACAATACCCGTCGCGCTCGAAGAATCGGCGCGTATCGACGGCGCGAGCCAACTGCAGATCCTGACGAAGATCGTGCTCCCGCTGACGAAGCCGGCGCTGGTCGCCAGTATCACCTACACCTTCCTCTACGCGTGGAATCGGTTGCTGTTCGTGCTCACCTTCCTCACGGACAGTGCGAAGTACAATATCCCGCGTGGAGTCTTCTCGATGGTCGGCGCGTTGCAGACCGACTGGCGGATGATGCTCACCGTGTCTGTGATCGGGATTATCCCGCTCCTGATTCTGTTCGCCTTCCTCGAGGAGTATATCGTCGCAGGGATGACGGCCGGCGCGGTCAAGGAGTAA